CGAACTAATTTCCGCGATTCGCCCTCATAGATAATCGAGTCAAACCAGCTACAATACAGAAAACCTGGGCAAGCCTCGTCGGTTTCTTCCATAACCGCTTGAGACTGCTAGGCGAGCATTTTCACCACCACTGTCTCCGTGGCACAATTGGATAGCGCGTCGGCCTCCGAAGCCGAAGGTTAGTGGTTCGAATCCACTCGGGGACACTTTCAACAGCCATTAACTCGCAGGAGTCGATGGCTTTTTTTGGCGATGGGCGCCATCAACGGTGGAGCAGTAAAGATACTCATTCGAGCCATTCCATAGGGCGGGACTGAAGCGATCGAGATTTTCTTGAATCACTTCTTTCGTTGGAACTGCTGCTCAAATTCGGCAAATTCCCGTTTCAGGTTAACGATCGCCACGTGGAGGGGAGGCGTATTGTTTTCCTTATTACTTCTCCTTGATTTTGAATTGTCAGGAGCAAGAAAATCTTCAAGCTTCTTTTTCTTCGGCGTACCCTGCGCTTCTGCAAGTTGATACTTGTAATTGGATTCTACATCGACCTGAATTGCGAGCTGTTCCAGCGCCGACCTGGCGAGTGAATACGAATCCGGCAACCTGGTATGGGGTTCCGTCGAATCGCCCGGACCAGACGAGCTTTCAAAATCGATGTGCCACTTGTTGGCGTGAAAGAAATACCGAATGGTTCGAAAGATGCGAATCGGGTTGGCCTGTGCGATTCGCAACGCCGCCTGGAAACTTTCGTAGATCCCTTGATCCGACGATTGCTTTCGAAGAAGGATACTTTCCGCTGCCCGTTTTCCTAGCGGCTCAAGAAGTCCATATGCCCGTAGACGAAGCGTATGCAGTCGACTCCACCAAAGACAGCTTTGCGAAGCGCCGCTCAAGCACTCTTCGGCCTGCTCTAACAGTGCAACCGCTTCGTCAATCAGGCTTGAATAATGGCGAATTATCGCATCTTTGTCTCCTTTTGCAGCCGTGACGTCTTCGGGACTTGTGCGATACTTTCTATCCTTTCGCAGACATTCTGCGATACGCGCAGGGACGAATCGTATCGGTTCGTTCGGATATTTTTCTTTGAAATATTGGATCGCGTTCTCGACAACCAATTCAGACCAATCCCCCCCTGCCTGATCGCCGTCAATCAATATCAAATTTCTACCACCGAGTAGCTCGGCGAACTTGTCATAGGTGACAATTTGAAATTGGCGACTGCTAGACGTTTCGGCTTTTGGATTGATCGCCTCCGGATTGAGGAAGGGTCGCGTCCAAACGCATTCTGTAAGTAAAACCTCCGCGCGGCGCAGACGTATGGCCGCCAAGTCAGCGCCAGATCGGCTAGGAAGCTTGCTAAGCAGCGCTTGCGCCTCGTTGAGATGGCGAGAAGCCTCGAAGAAGCGGCCAATGTTCGCCAGATTCACCGCATACAAGGTATGCAGCTTCACCTTCGAATGTAGGTCGAACGCATGGAGCCAGGGAGGAAGGTGCTTGCAAAAATCGACGCCTAGGTTGCAAGCAATCGTCGCCCGAATCCAGTATTCCGTTTGGATTCGACCATTAGCGTGATAAAGCAGCTTCGCCCGACGTAGCATCAAGTAAGAATACTCTCCAAGAAGCCAAACCATATGATGAAGCGCCATGGGATCTTGAGCAAAATTGGCCTTCCATTTCGCTTTGCAAACAGACAGTTTGTTGACTGCTGGGTTGACTTGGTTCGATTGGTCGCTGGAGGTTTGCACGGCGGCATGGGCGATATCGATGGTCGCCTGCAAGATATCTAGAGCATCTTTGTCAGCTTGATTGTTCAGACACCCAAACGCTTCTTTAATTTTGCCCTCAAATTTTTGCGACGCCGAAATGGGATCGTTGATCTCGCTCCAACCATGATCTAGCACCAGATCCCATTTGGGTTGAATGCCGGAAGATTCGATTTTCTCGACTTGTGGGAGCAGGGAGGAATTCACCGGAGTCGCCAAGGGAGATGTACTTCGCGACTCCGTCCCTCCTCCTTCCAGCCGAAGCTCGGAAGCCAATGCGTACAAGCCATCGTCAAAACGTTTGGCAGCCCTTTTCAAGCGACAACGAAGCTGAGCGCACTCTTCCTCGGCATCTTCGATATTCTCAAGGAGGCCGAGAATCGACAATTGTGACTCTTGGAGCTGGACTTGGATCTCTTGGCGATGCGCCTCGTCCAGCCAAGAGACTTTGATCGAACTGGCTTGCCAAAGTTTCAATGCTCGCCAGGCCATGTAGACTAGCTTATGGGCATCTGCGAGCGACGACTCGAAAAGCAGCACCCGATAGCGGACGAGGCTCCGTTTCTCTTCATCATCCCACAGCCGCTCATCAACATGATTTTGATTCCCTTTGTAGCTCGCAAACTGGGAATATGTCGCGGCCATCACACGATGATGAAGCGATTCTACGATCGGAGTCAAGTGGCCGCTGGAAGCAAACGCCTTTTGATACCAGTCGCCAATCCAAAAGTGCAATCGTGCTCGTAACGAAGTAAGATTTCGATTCCCCTGTGGCGCCCGAGAGTTCCCCTTCTCCTCGCGGGTCTCTCCCGAAAACCTCGACAAATCAAGTTGTTCGAGAAAGTGCTGGATGGCGAGCCGGGTGTCGCGGTGCATCCAGAGAGAGCCTCCCGGTTTGTTAAAGAACAAGTGTTCATCACGCAGTTGCGAAATCCAGCGGATGACCTGTTCTGAACGCAGGAAGTCGTTGTCAACGGCATACGCATTGAAGCGGTATGGGCAATGAAAGACCGCTTCGGAGCAAAGGGCGTTAATATGCCGAGAATGACGAAACAACGTCACGGCGTAGAGAAATATTAACTCTCGATCTTTGACATCGCGTTGAATTTCCTGCGTTACGTCATCATTTTGAAACTTAAAGTATCTGCCTAGCGTCGCCTGAATCATATCACGAAAGAGGCTGCCCGATTGAGTCTTGTTATCGCGCTCCGTTTGGGTCTTGTTCCAAGGCACAAAGGGATCGAAAGCCCATCGATCCCACTTGTCGATCTCCTTGCGTCTTGCATCCCAAGCCGCGTCCTCGCGTCCTACTGACGTTGTAATATTCCAATTCCAAGTTGCGGGGGCCCCCTTGCCATCGTCGGTCGCAAAATGATGCTTTCGTGCGGCTCTTAGCCTCGTCAACGGGAAATAGATCACCGTCAAGCCGGCTCTGCCCAGGGCGTCAATAAGGCAGTGGAAGCCGCGAAGTTTTAGGTTCTCTGGCTCGTCTTGTTTGGGATCAAACCATGGTGCAGGAATGATGCCTGAGCAGGTTCCGTATGAGTCACGACCATACAGCATGACCACAATTTCCGTCGCATCCAGTCGGTATTCTGCGAGAACGCGTATAATATGATTGCTGATATCCTTCGCCCTTTGTTCCCAACCATCGATTTCCCGACTTTCGTAGCTGGACGGAAGCGTGATCAGCGACTCTCGCAATGGATGAAGAGTCACGTGACGCGACTGAAAGCTGCCGCATCGTACCGCCAGCGAGCGCAATAGATCGCGAAGCAGTCCATCGGCGTCCATATAGTCTTGCGTCTCCATCCAGAAGATGCGTTTGAAAGTCTTGGCGGTAATCTCGTCTGTGGCAAGCGCGGCGCCACGAACAATTCCGCCGGCCGTTTCGATCATAATTGGAGGACGATTAACGCCGCTCAGCAACTCGTCGTATTCCTTACGCTTCCCCGAGTTCAATTGCGTCGTTCTGTCGTTGGCGCCTATGTTCTGTCGATATTTCGGAGTCCACAGTTCCGCTTTCGTCATTTCAGAACGCGATATCGGAGTGTAGTAGTCGTTCTCGTTGAAGAAATTGAGCTTTCCTTCGATAGCGTCGACAATCATTTGTTTCAATTCCAGAACGCCGGCGTCCCGCGCCAACCTTCTGGCCGAATTCTTGGAAGATGATTGCGAAAGCAGGACGCGAGCCGATTCTATCGGATCCTCATGATTTCGGCAGTTTCCCAGGACGCTGTCCACTAAGCTCGGCTTGTAGTCGAACGCGTCTTGACGACGGGGTGGAACGACGTGTGAAAACTCATAAGTCAAGCCGCCGGGCGGAAGGCAAAGCTGCAAGCGTTGATAAAGTTCGTGCAGGATTAAATCAGGTCGCGAAGATTGCGTTACGCGGACTCGATTCTCATAGATGGATGAGCTAAACAGCGCATTTACTTTTTCGACATCCCATTGTGAGAAGCAGATCCAATACACAATCGGCTTTTCGACTCCCGATTCCAGCCAATTCTTAATCATTTGAACGCAACGATGGTCGGCGCCGGAATAGCCGACCACCAAAAGCCGCTTCGACTCAGAATTTGATCGAATGCGGCTTAGATGTCCTGATCCGCGAGTCAGATAGGCGACGAAGTTCTCCTTATCGTTCTCGCTTGGCTCATCGTCGAGCGTAAGATCGGCCCGCGTATCTTGGACCTCTCCGTGCAATTTTACGATGCAGTTGCTAGATGCGACGGTTTGCGGTTCGGGCAAGCTCCCTTTTGAACTGACGGGCAGGACTCGTAGGGCCATATCATTGGCGGTAAACGCCGCTTCGATCAATCGGTCGAAATTCGTCGTCAAGATCGTTTGAATACGCATCGGCCCCGAAAGATGCGCCAGCATCTTGTGGCCGAGATTGGGTTGTTTGTCGCGAGTAATGAATGCATTAAAACGGTCGATAATCGAGTTATTGATGTCCGCGAGTATTGGACGATTGTCAACGATCTTTACCCGCGAAAGAAAAACCAACGTCTCTCGCCAATCGGAAAGGGACCGAATTCCAACTTCGGTCAATCGGTCGCGATACGAAGACCGAGTATCGGAAAGTATCTGATCGATCGCCGCACCCGTTAGGCTGTTCGATTCCGATGGCTTTCGAATCAAGAACTCACTAATTCGACGCACTCGATCGCGACGATTCACCGCCTCGTATGACAAGAGGATGCTTGGAATCCGAGGATGGACTAAGCTCTCGAGAAATTCATTGGAAGCATCCCCTTCCGGGTTATAGATAAGCGACTTAATGCGGTTTGATTGGTCATATCCGAGATCGAGATCAAAGCGCTTGCAAAGCTGCTTAAACTCGGCATGAATCCATTTCTCCGCCAGTCCCACTTCCAGTCGGCTGGGCAGGGGAGGCCAGCCTTGGTGCTCCAAATCCCAATGAGCGCGAAGCCCCGCTTCGCCGTGAGTCCGAGGTCGGTCGGGTGGAGGAGCCAGGACAAGATATGTCGAGAATGCAAGATAGTTTGCAAATTCAATCCCCATAATAATGCCCGACGGACTCGATAGCCCACTACCTACGAATGGGACAAAGCTTCGACCGACATCGACGTCCTGGATAATTTGGCCGATAAACTCGGAATTCTCGAGGGGTTCTTTTCGCATGCGTGGGGCTCAAAGGGGGACAACGAGAAGGCGCAACGACAAGTGGGATAACAATAGATATGATACACATGGGCAAATCAAGTCGGGATGATATATTTGCGCAACACAAATCTACTACGAGGGTTTCCCAGCAGATTCTCGATGCTCACTAAGCTTTCTTAGGCGAGGCAGGCGTCCTTGCCAACAGAGAATTCGGCTCTGTCAGAAAACGAAACTTTGACTTCTTCAGCCGAACTTTGAATGCTTGAAAGAGACGCATTCTTTTTTCACGCACAGAGGTTCTTCCCTTCGCAGGCTTATTGGGGGATCTTGAGCTTTCAGCTTCTTGTCTCCCCATTTACCTCCCCATACATGCCATTGGGGATGTAACTTCCGTCTGAGCCATGTTTTCTTTGGCGACAGCCTGTACGGACTTTTTTCGAGGGATGGTTTTCCAGGCCATCTCCATTTTCGAGTCCGGATTTTTCTTGACTGAAAAAACAGTGTTTGTACACTGTGTCAACGAGGTGGGAGTATGTGGTTTGTCGATCGATGGCATTCGGCTCCTACCATCATGCCTCCGATCAACTTTTGGCGCGAAGACGCCTTACCCCAGGAATTCCTATGTCAATTTCGAGTCCCGCGCATGCTGCAACGAAAGCCCAACGTATCTTCCTCGATCTTCGCTCAAAGATCCTGTCGGGCGAAATTGAGTCAGAATCCCGACTGACCCTGCGCCCATTGGCCAGTGACTACGAAAGTGGAATCAACGCGGTGTCCGAAGCGATCAAGGCTTTAGCGGCGGAAGGACTTGTCAAACTGGAGGGCCAAGCAGGCGCCCGCGTAATCGCTCGAGACTTAAAACAGATTCGCGGCGAGTGCATCTTGCGAATTGCGATCGAATGCGAATCGGCGCGGCGTTGCGCCGAACGTGCTGATCAATCGCAATTGACTATCCTCGGCAATATGGCGCAACAAGTAGACCAGCTGTTTGAAGAGGGAGACAAATTAAAGGAATGCCGACAGGCCGATGTCCGTTTTCATTTGACGGTGGCTCAATTTTCCGGCGTACCGCAGCTTGAGGATTCGCTTTCGCCGCTGCTTGATCGCTTGGTCATGCTAGATCAGACCGAAGCTCAGTCCGACGATCACCCGGGCCAAAAACATCTGGAAGTATTTGACGGACTAAAAACTCGCAAGCCGCAGGTCGCTGCAGACGCGATGCGGCGTCATTGCGAACATTCGATGAATCTCTCACTCGCATTGCTGTACTAACGATATGCCGAAACGGCGTTTCTAGCCCTCGCGCCAAACGCCGGAAAAGCGCAACTAGAGCCATCCTGCGAATCCCCCTTTCTCCTCATGCGGTATTCCACCAGAACAGCTGCCTACTAGCAAAAAGGTTGAAAGCGATGATGAAACTTAAGCTGCGCCTACAGCGCACGATAATCCGACTGTTCGTCTTGATTGGCGTTATTGCTTGTTCGCAGCCGTTATTCTCCGGCGAACTATTTGTGGGAGCGGCGACTGTCAGCATTACGCCGGATAGTCCTGTCTCGCTCACCGGTCAACGTCATACGCGAATCGCCAAGAAGGTCGAATCTCTCTGCACGGCGACCGCAATGGCGATTGAAACGCGCGACGGCGATCACTCCTTGGATCAAGTTGTTTTTGTTTCCTGCGACTTGGTCGCTATCCGCGGAGATGGCGGATTAAAAAATCTGGTGCTTGCAGAATTGGGCGAAGCGCTCGACGGTTTTTCTGGTGAAAAGTTAATTCTGAACGCCACCCATACGCATACCGCGCCCACGCTGATCGATGGGCGGTATGAGCTTCCGAAAACGGGAGTCATGCTGCCGAAGCAGTACCGCGAATTTCTAGTCAAACGTCTCGCCGCAATCATCACCGAAGCCTGGAATAAACGTGAGCCCGCCCAAGTCGCCTGGGGACTGGGGCATGCCGTGATCGCCCAAAATCGCCGCGCGGTCTACAGCGATGGAACCGCGCAGATGTATGGTGCGACGAACAACGCCAAGTTTCGCGGCCTGGAAGGAAATGAAGATCACGGAGTGGAGATTCTCTATTTTTGGAACCAAAAAGACGAACTGATCGCCACCTCGATCAATGTCGCGTGTCCTTCTCAGGAAGTGGGAGGACGAAGCGCCGTCAATGCCGACTTCTGGCACCCGGTGCGCGAATCTTTACGGAAAAAATATGGCGAACAGCTCATGATCCTCGGCTGGACGGGCGCCGCCGGCGATCAAGTATCGCGTCTGATGTATCGCAAAGACGCCGAGGAGCGCATGCGGAAGCTGCGTGGGATCGATCGCTTGGAAGAGCTGTCTCGTAGGATTGTGGCAACATGGGAAGACGTCTATCAAGTGGTGAAAGCAGATCGTCACAACGATGTTCAGCTTGAGCATGAAGTCAAAGAAATCTTGCTTCCTTATCGCAAAGTCACCGCCCAAGAGGCCGAGCAAGCAGCTCGAGAGGTGGAGAAGATGACCGCCCCGAAAGAGGTCTGGAATCGCCGCTGGCACGGCCAAGTAGTGGAGCGCTATGAAACGCAGCGCAAGAAATTGCCGAATTATGAAATGGAACTTCACGCCGTTCGACTTGGCGATGTCGTCATCGTGACCAACGATTTTGAACTGTTCACCGATTTCGGCGTGCAAATCAAAGCTCGTAGCCCCGCGCTGCAGACCTTTATCATTCAACTCTGCGGCCCAGGCTCTTACATTCCAACGACCCGTGCCGTCGCCGGCGGAGGCTATAGTGCTGTCGCCCAAAGCAGCGTGGTTGGTCCTGTAGGAGCTCAAGTTCTCGTCGATGAAACGAGCCTATTGATCGACAGTCTCTGGCAGCCGAAACAAAAAGTCACACTGGCTGATCCTTAAAGCTCTGGGGGATCTTGGTCTGAAGATTCATGCGGAAAAAATGTTGTTACTTGACGAGCCCAGTATCGTTGGTGCGTTGATCCAGCGATGCTGGGTCGCAATTGTCGTATGTTGCCCGTGCGACGGATTCGCCCTATCGATAGGAGAGACCGTATGTCGCTTGTTCAATATTGAATCTTGCCGTTATTGGCCGTGGCGGCGACGCTGTCATGTCTCGGAGAATTCCGTCATGCGGCGACCGACGAGACAATTTCTACCGTGGCAAAAGCACGCGGTCTTTCGATTCGGCAAGTTTCGCTTTGCTAACGGCGCTGCGAAGAGCCGAGCGGCTCTTTTATTGAGTGATTCGCCATCGCCAAATATGGATCTTGGCGCTGGCTTTCCGACACCAGCTTTGCGAAGGGCGCAGATGGATTGATTTTATAACCGATTGCTTGTGAGGTAACGCCGCCTGTTCTTATAAGCTCGCCTACGCCATCGCCTGGAATCGATTTAGATTGTGTCGAAAACCGTCTTCTTATCTAAACAGGACTTATCGCCATGCGTATTCGAAAAAAGAACGCCTGTCTCGGTTTCACGCTCGTCGAATTGCTAGTTGTCATCGCCATCATCGGCGTTCTGATCGCGTTGCTGCTGCCCGCGGTCCAGCAGGCCCGGGAATCGGCGAGACGAATCTCGTGTAACAACAATCTCAAGCAACAAGGCTTGGCCATCCACAACTATCACGACACGCTGCTGTCGTTTCCACCGGGGCACATGCTCAGTTCGACGTTGTCGGACCGCATGACGTTCGTCGGCTTTCTTTGGCCCTATCTTGAACAGAACGCGTTGTACGAAGAAATTCCGGCGCCTAAGTATCCTGACTGGGGCGGTTGCGGC
The nucleotide sequence above comes from Blastopirellula sp. J2-11. Encoded proteins:
- a CDS encoding SIR2 family protein; the protein is MRIQTILTTNFDRLIEAAFTANDMALRVLPVSSKGSLPEPQTVASSNCIVKLHGEVQDTRADLTLDDEPSENDKENFVAYLTRGSGHLSRIRSNSESKRLLVVGYSGADHRCVQMIKNWLESGVEKPIVYWICFSQWDVEKVNALFSSSIYENRVRVTQSSRPDLILHELYQRLQLCLPPGGLTYEFSHVVPPRRQDAFDYKPSLVDSVLGNCRNHEDPIESARVLLSQSSSKNSARRLARDAGVLELKQMIVDAIEGKLNFFNENDYYTPISRSEMTKAELWTPKYRQNIGANDRTTQLNSGKRKEYDELLSGVNRPPIMIETAGGIVRGAALATDEITAKTFKRIFWMETQDYMDADGLLRDLLRSLAVRCGSFQSRHVTLHPLRESLITLPSSYESREIDGWEQRAKDISNHIIRVLAEYRLDATEIVVMLYGRDSYGTCSGIIPAPWFDPKQDEPENLKLRGFHCLIDALGRAGLTVIYFPLTRLRAARKHHFATDDGKGAPATWNWNITTSVGREDAAWDARRKEIDKWDRWAFDPFVPWNKTQTERDNKTQSGSLFRDMIQATLGRYFKFQNDDVTQEIQRDVKDRELIFLYAVTLFRHSRHINALCSEAVFHCPYRFNAYAVDNDFLRSEQVIRWISQLRDEHLFFNKPGGSLWMHRDTRLAIQHFLEQLDLSRFSGETREEKGNSRAPQGNRNLTSLRARLHFWIGDWYQKAFASSGHLTPIVESLHHRVMAATYSQFASYKGNQNHVDERLWDDEEKRSLVRYRVLLFESSLADAHKLVYMAWRALKLWQASSIKVSWLDEAHRQEIQVQLQESQLSILGLLENIEDAEEECAQLRCRLKRAAKRFDDGLYALASELRLEGGGTESRSTSPLATPVNSSLLPQVEKIESSGIQPKWDLVLDHGWSEINDPISASQKFEGKIKEAFGCLNNQADKDALDILQATIDIAHAAVQTSSDQSNQVNPAVNKLSVCKAKWKANFAQDPMALHHMVWLLGEYSYLMLRRAKLLYHANGRIQTEYWIRATIACNLGVDFCKHLPPWLHAFDLHSKVKLHTLYAVNLANIGRFFEASRHLNEAQALLSKLPSRSGADLAAIRLRRAEVLLTECVWTRPFLNPEAINPKAETSSSRQFQIVTYDKFAELLGGRNLILIDGDQAGGDWSELVVENAIQYFKEKYPNEPIRFVPARIAECLRKDRKYRTSPEDVTAAKGDKDAIIRHYSSLIDEAVALLEQAEECLSGASQSCLWWSRLHTLRLRAYGLLEPLGKRAAESILLRKQSSDQGIYESFQAALRIAQANPIRIFRTIRYFFHANKWHIDFESSSGPGDSTEPHTRLPDSYSLARSALEQLAIQVDVESNYKYQLAEAQGTPKKKKLEDFLAPDNSKSRRSNKENNTPPLHVAIVNLKREFAEFEQQFQRKK
- a CDS encoding GntR family transcriptional regulator, whose translation is MSISSPAHAATKAQRIFLDLRSKILSGEIESESRLTLRPLASDYESGINAVSEAIKALAAEGLVKLEGQAGARVIARDLKQIRGECILRIAIECESARRCAERADQSQLTILGNMAQQVDQLFEEGDKLKECRQADVRFHLTVAQFSGVPQLEDSLSPLLDRLVMLDQTEAQSDDHPGQKHLEVFDGLKTRKPQVAADAMRRHCEHSMNLSLALLY